From the Leptolyngbya sp. O-77 genome, one window contains:
- the rpmA gene encoding 50S ribosomal protein L27: MAHKKGTGSTRNGRDSNAQRLGVKRYGGQTVTAGSILVRQRGTKVHPGFNVGIGSDDTLFALIDGVVTFERKGKSRKKVSVYPVAETASA; encoded by the coding sequence ATGGCACACAAGAAAGGAACGGGCAGCACTCGCAACGGCCGCGACTCTAATGCACAGCGCCTTGGCGTGAAGCGCTACGGCGGGCAAACCGTCACCGCAGGCAGCATCCTGGTGCGTCAGCGCGGCACCAAAGTTCACCCCGGCTTCAACGTTGGCATTGGCAGCGACGACACCCTATTTGCGCTGATTGATGGCGTGGTGACGTTTGAGCGCAAGGGCAAGAGCCGCAAGAAAGTGAGCGTGTATCCGGTGGCGGAAACCGCGTCTGCCTAG
- a CDS encoding YaaW family protein yields the protein MDELRAALELATEEELEVLTEILFCRKLNPLDYMYTPDPVAVCSQERDRWLSDLEQRFRFLAADGITVLQGKTRHVTYRQVLIQICRYLRIPYSLSLSTAELEAEIFLTLLQRAWQQLPPSEQRVLNSELQESLSHSELTRQLPPSLQTNPSGLLMKGGSALAVSAVVRPWLLQMMARQFTLHAATYQAAKQAGGAIANQVAVRAAYRGMAASAARYGAVRSVLSVLGPALWAWFFADLGWRAIATNYARVIPVVFTLAQIRLIRAAECPA from the coding sequence GTGGACGAGCTAAGGGCAGCGTTGGAACTGGCGACCGAAGAGGAATTGGAAGTGCTGACCGAGATCCTGTTCTGCCGCAAGCTGAACCCACTGGATTATATGTATACGCCCGACCCCGTGGCGGTGTGTAGCCAGGAGCGCGATCGCTGGCTGAGCGATTTGGAGCAGCGCTTTCGGTTTTTGGCGGCGGACGGGATAACGGTGTTGCAGGGCAAGACGCGCCACGTCACCTATCGCCAGGTCTTGATCCAAATTTGTCGCTATCTGCGAATTCCTTATTCCCTCAGCCTGTCCACCGCAGAGCTAGAAGCGGAGATTTTTCTGACGTTGCTCCAGCGGGCGTGGCAGCAGTTGCCCCCGTCTGAGCAGCGGGTATTAAACAGCGAATTGCAGGAGTCGCTGTCCCATTCTGAGCTAACTCGCCAACTTCCGCCGTCGCTGCAAACCAACCCATCTGGTCTGCTGATGAAGGGCGGCAGTGCGCTGGCGGTGAGTGCGGTGGTGCGGCCGTGGCTGCTGCAAATGATGGCGCGTCAGTTTACGCTACACGCGGCGACCTACCAAGCAGCAAAACAGGCCGGCGGGGCGATCGCCAATCAGGTTGCAGTGCGAGCGGCCTATCGCGGCATGGCTGCTAGCGCTGCGCGATATGGAGCCGTGCGGTCAGTGCTGTCGGTGCTGGGGCCGGCGCTGTGGGCGTGGTTCTTTGCGGACTTGGGCTGGCGGGCGATCGCCACCAACTATGCTCGCGTCATCCCCGTCGTCTTCACCCTGGCGCAAATCCGCCTGATTCGCGCCGCCGAATGCCCCGCCTAG
- a CDS encoding ABC transporter permease, which produces MSLAPADLLMLTWRSLRGNPVRSLLTTLGTLMGVAAVSATLNVGDISRAVIARRLDEREAPQVTAIPEWMGGDTWVSLQQSDIAYLQQRLPQAAVVSGLKWDGPREALFRDRSARPQLSLQ; this is translated from the coding sequence GTGAGCCTTGCACCAGCAGATTTGCTCATGCTCACCTGGCGATCGCTGCGAGGCAACCCTGTGCGATCGCTCCTCACCACCCTTGGCACACTAATGGGCGTAGCAGCCGTCAGCGCCACGCTAAACGTCGGTGATATTAGCCGTGCCGTGATTGCCCGCCGTCTAGACGAGCGAGAAGCCCCACAGGTGACGGCGATTCCAGAATGGATGGGCGGCGACACCTGGGTATCGCTTCAGCAGAGCGATATTGCCTATTTGCAGCAGCGCTTGCCTCAGGCGGCTGTGGTCAGCGGGCTAAAGTGGGACGGGCCGAGAGAGGCGCTGTTTCGCGATCGCAGCGCCCGTCCCCAACTTTCGTTGCAGTAG
- the rplU gene encoding 50S ribosomal protein L21, whose amino-acid sequence MTYAIVETSGTQLRVEPGRFYDVNRLDVGENEKVTLDRVLFVENDGEISVGQPLVAGATVEATVMRHLRARKIIVYKMRPKKKTRKKQGHRQDLTRLMIDAINLGGATPSAAKKTEVVQATELVDTAPEPAADDAEA is encoded by the coding sequence ATGACCTACGCAATTGTCGAAACGAGTGGAACCCAACTGCGGGTAGAGCCGGGCCGGTTCTACGACGTGAACCGCCTGGATGTGGGCGAAAACGAAAAAGTCACCCTGGATCGGGTGCTGTTTGTTGAAAACGATGGCGAAATTTCGGTGGGTCAGCCTTTGGTGGCTGGGGCAACCGTCGAAGCGACTGTCATGCGCCATCTGCGGGCCCGCAAAATCATCGTCTACAAGATGCGCCCCAAAAAGAAAACCCGCAAGAAGCAAGGCCATCGCCAAGATCTGACCCGCCTGATGATCGACGCGATCAACTTGGGCGGCGCGACTCCGTCCGCTGCAAAGAAAACAGAAGTTGTTCAGGCGACTGAGCTGGTGGACACTGCCCCGGAACCTGCGGCAGACGACGCAGAAGCCTAG
- a CDS encoding HAD-IA family hydrolase has protein sequence MPLPKVIFFDAVGTLFGVRGSVGAVYADLAKRFGVTVDAAAVDRAFFKSFKAATPMAFPGTDPTEIPDREYAWWWAIAAETFQEVGVLNQFADFSAFFSALYDHFAAADPWFVYADTLSTLGQWRDRGVELGVLSNFDSRIHSVLEALDLANYFSSVTISTEAGVSKPDAQIFQLALKKHDCPPAAAWHVGDSFREDYEGATRAGLRGIWLKRE, from the coding sequence ATGCCCCTCCCCAAGGTCATTTTCTTTGATGCAGTTGGTACGCTGTTTGGTGTTCGCGGCAGTGTGGGTGCGGTGTATGCCGATCTGGCCAAGCGGTTTGGGGTGACGGTGGATGCAGCGGCGGTGGATCGGGCGTTTTTTAAGAGCTTTAAGGCTGCAACGCCGATGGCTTTTCCAGGAACCGATCCGACGGAGATTCCCGACCGGGAGTATGCCTGGTGGTGGGCGATCGCCGCTGAGACGTTTCAAGAAGTTGGCGTGCTGAACCAGTTTGCGGATTTCTCTGCCTTTTTCAGTGCGCTCTACGACCACTTCGCTGCCGCAGACCCGTGGTTTGTCTACGCCGACACCCTGTCCACGCTGGGTCAATGGCGCGATCGCGGCGTGGAACTGGGCGTGTTGTCCAACTTCGACTCCCGGATTCACAGCGTGCTGGAAGCGCTGGATTTGGCCAACTACTTCTCCTCGGTCACGATTTCTACCGAAGCAGGCGTATCCAAGCCAGATGCTCAAATCTTTCAACTGGCGCTGAAAAAGCACGACTGCCCGCCCGCTGCCGCATGGCACGTCGGCGACAGTTTCCGAGAAGACTATGAAGGCGCGACGCGGGCGGGGCTGCGGGGCATCTGGCTCAAGCGCGAATAG
- a CDS encoding NifU family protein produces MELTTDNVEKVLDELRPYLMSDGGNVELVELDGPIVKLRLQGACGSCPSSAMTLKMGIERKLRESIPEIVEVEQVL; encoded by the coding sequence ATGGAACTGACAACCGACAACGTAGAAAAGGTGCTAGACGAGCTGCGCCCCTACCTCATGTCTGATGGCGGCAATGTGGAATTGGTAGAGTTGGACGGCCCCATTGTCAAACTAAGGCTCCAAGGTGCTTGTGGCTCTTGCCCTAGTTCTGCAATGACGCTAAAAATGGGCATCGAGCGCAAGCTGCGCGAAAGCATCCCCGAAATTGTTGAAGTCGAACAGGTGTTGTAA
- a CDS encoding glycoside hydrolase, with protein MPYPLYVAFIWHQHQPLYKSRTAGQYRLPWVRLHGTKDYLDLILILEQFPKLHQTVNLVPSLMMQIEDYVAGTAFDPYLTLALSPEDTLDQEQKQFIIEHFFDGNHRTLIDPHPRYAELYYQRQDNGREWCLEHWSLQDYSDLLAWHNLAWIDPLFWGDPEISQWLEQGRGFTLSDRQRIYSKQKEILSHIIPHHRKMQETGQLEVITTPYTHPILPLLADTNAGRVAVPDMALPNFRFQWPEDIPRHLTRAKQMYWERFGCKPRGLWPSEQSVSPAILPEVAAQEFEWLVSDEAVLGWTLKHFFHRDGHGNVLEPEKLYRPYRLETPNGNLSIVFRDHRLSDLIGFTYGVMEPEAAANDLVSHLEAIAHTLKSHQSDGTTTLEQPWLVTIALDGENCWEYYPLDGKPFLEALYQKLSDHREIELVTVAEFLDKFPATEPLPADTLHSGSWVDGNFTTWIGDPAKNRAWDLLTQARAVLAAHPEATEETNPEAWEALYAAEGSDWFWWFGEGHSSNQDAMFDQLFREHLTALYAALNEPVPPDVRRPVEDHARARSHGPDSFISPMIDGRADEQDWDKAGRIEVGGARGTMHRSSKVQRLWYGVDHLNFYLRVDFASGTRIGVDIPPELHLLWFYPDRTMHNSPAPLADLPDEAPMNYLFHHHLGINLRTGDRWLQEASDHFQWHNCPTQSQVALDTCLEVAVPWADLRDVEPDWALRVVVFLADEGRFVANLPENALIPVQVP; from the coding sequence ATGCCCTACCCTCTCTACGTCGCCTTTATCTGGCATCAGCATCAGCCGCTCTACAAAAGCCGGACTGCCGGACAATATCGTTTGCCCTGGGTGCGATTGCACGGCACAAAGGATTACCTGGATTTGATTCTGATTTTGGAGCAATTTCCCAAGCTGCATCAAACCGTAAACTTGGTGCCGTCGCTGATGATGCAGATTGAAGACTACGTAGCGGGAACCGCGTTTGACCCGTATCTGACGCTGGCGCTGTCTCCCGAAGACACGCTCGATCAAGAGCAGAAGCAGTTTATTATCGAGCATTTCTTCGATGGCAACCACCGCACGCTGATTGACCCGCATCCGCGCTACGCCGAACTGTATTATCAGCGGCAGGACAACGGGCGCGAATGGTGCTTGGAACACTGGAGCTTGCAGGACTATAGCGATCTGCTGGCGTGGCACAATCTGGCGTGGATTGATCCGCTGTTTTGGGGCGATCCGGAGATTTCGCAGTGGCTAGAGCAGGGGCGCGGGTTTACCCTGAGCGATCGCCAGCGAATCTATTCCAAGCAAAAGGAAATCCTCAGCCACATCATTCCCCACCACCGCAAGATGCAGGAAACGGGGCAGCTTGAGGTGATCACCACGCCCTACACACACCCCATCCTGCCCCTGCTGGCGGATACCAATGCGGGTCGAGTGGCCGTGCCCGATATGGCGCTGCCCAACTTCCGTTTTCAGTGGCCAGAAGACATTCCCCGACACCTGACGCGGGCCAAGCAGATGTATTGGGAACGATTTGGCTGCAAGCCGCGCGGGCTGTGGCCGTCGGAACAGTCGGTCAGTCCCGCGATTTTGCCGGAGGTGGCGGCGCAGGAGTTTGAATGGCTGGTGTCGGATGAGGCCGTGCTGGGCTGGACGCTGAAGCACTTTTTCCACCGCGACGGGCATGGCAACGTGCTGGAACCGGAAAAGCTCTATCGCCCCTATCGGCTGGAAACGCCCAATGGAAACCTCTCGATCGTGTTCCGGGATCACCGCCTGTCTGACCTGATTGGCTTTACCTATGGCGTGATGGAGCCAGAAGCGGCCGCAAACGACCTGGTGAGCCATCTAGAGGCGATCGCCCACACGCTCAAATCCCACCAGTCCGACGGCACAACAACCCTCGAACAGCCCTGGCTCGTCACCATTGCCCTCGACGGCGAAAACTGCTGGGAATACTACCCGCTCGACGGCAAGCCCTTTTTGGAAGCGCTATATCAAAAGCTGAGCGACCACAGGGAAATTGAGCTGGTGACGGTTGCAGAGTTCCTGGACAAGTTTCCTGCGACAGAACCCCTGCCCGCCGACACGCTCCACAGCGGCTCTTGGGTAGACGGCAACTTCACCACCTGGATCGGCGACCCTGCCAAAAATCGCGCCTGGGATTTGCTGACTCAGGCTCGTGCCGTGCTGGCCGCCCACCCCGAAGCCACCGAAGAAACTAACCCCGAAGCCTGGGAAGCGCTCTACGCCGCCGAAGGATCGGACTGGTTCTGGTGGTTTGGCGAAGGGCACTCCTCCAATCAGGATGCTATGTTCGACCAATTGTTCCGCGAACACCTGACCGCGCTCTACGCTGCCCTCAACGAGCCTGTGCCGCCAGACGTGCGCCGCCCCGTCGAAGACCACGCCCGCGCCCGCAGCCACGGCCCCGACAGCTTCATCAGCCCCATGATCGACGGCCGCGCCGACGAGCAAGACTGGGACAAAGCAGGGCGCATCGAGGTCGGCGGCGCACGCGGCACAATGCACCGCAGCAGCAAGGTGCAACGCCTCTGGTATGGCGTGGATCACCTGAATTTTTACCTGCGGGTAGACTTTGCTAGCGGTACGCGGATTGGCGTGGATATTCCCCCAGAGCTACACCTGCTGTGGTTTTATCCCGATCGCACGATGCACAATAGCCCTGCGCCCCTGGCCGACCTGCCCGACGAAGCGCCGATGAACTACTTGTTCCACCATCACCTAGGAATTAACCTGCGGACGGGCGATCGCTGGCTGCAAGAAGCCAGTGACCACTTCCAGTGGCACAACTGCCCCACCCAGTCCCAGGTTGCCCTCGACACCTGCCTGGAGGTCGCCGTGCCCTGGGCCGACCTGCGCGACGTAGAACCCGACTGGGCCCTGCGCGTGGTGGTGTTTCTGGCAGACGAGGGCCGGTTTGTGGCAAACCTGCCGGAGAATGCGCTGATTCCGGTGCAAGTGCCTTAG
- a CDS encoding DUF4231 domain-containing protein, producing the protein MASKDPYREQLKQDFGTLFNTLELDETQRHYLRSRWLDQVLWMENKAGRARDRYYRLRLTTIIGGVLVPVLVSLNNVDNRRADAIIRWSTVGISTVVAACAAVEEFFKYGERWRHYRRSVESLKTQGWQFSQLTGLYTQYPTHEEAFDFFASQVEDIIQKDVETYSTTVATAKRHEDSAQQRGF; encoded by the coding sequence ATGGCTAGCAAAGACCCCTACCGCGAGCAGCTTAAGCAAGATTTTGGCACCTTGTTTAACACCTTGGAACTAGACGAAACCCAGCGACACTACCTGCGATCGCGCTGGCTAGATCAGGTGCTGTGGATGGAGAACAAGGCCGGTAGGGCGCGCGATCGCTACTATCGGCTGCGGCTGACCACGATTATTGGCGGCGTGCTGGTGCCAGTGCTGGTGAGCCTAAATAACGTTGATAACCGCAGGGCAGATGCCATTATCCGCTGGTCTACAGTGGGCATCAGCACGGTGGTTGCGGCCTGTGCAGCAGTCGAGGAATTTTTCAAGTACGGCGAACGCTGGCGACACTACCGCCGCAGCGTAGAGTCCCTGAAAACCCAGGGCTGGCAGTTTTCTCAACTGACCGGGCTATACACACAATACCCCACCCATGAAGAGGCGTTCGACTTCTTCGCCAGCCAAGTCGAGGATATTATCCAAAAAGACGTAGAAACTTACTCAACGACCGTTGCCACTGCCAAGAGACACGAAGACTCTGCCCAACAGAGAGGTTTCTAA
- a CDS encoding AbrB family transcriptional regulator translates to MLRGIELDSKSATNGRGGRSASYRITVQSNGNLLIGSAYTKQMNLQPGDEFEISLGRKHIRLKQIDEDGAVEE, encoded by the coding sequence ATGCTGAGGGGAATCGAGCTAGACAGCAAATCTGCGACAAATGGTCGCGGCGGACGCAGCGCCAGCTATCGCATTACGGTGCAGTCTAATGGAAACTTGCTGATTGGCTCTGCCTACACTAAGCAGATGAATTTGCAGCCCGGAGACGAGTTTGAGATTTCTCTTGGGCGAAAGCATATTCGTCTGAAGCAAATCGATGAAGACGGCGCAGTTGAAGAGTAA
- a CDS encoding c-type cytochrome, giving the protein MFEVHCAGCHVNGGNIIRRGKNLRQPALEKNGYATIEAIAQIVANGKANMSAYKDKLTAEEIESVAAYVLDRAAAGWKS; this is encoded by the coding sequence GTGTTCGAGGTTCACTGCGCGGGCTGTCACGTCAACGGGGGCAATATCATTCGGCGCGGCAAGAATTTGAGGCAGCCCGCACTGGAGAAGAACGGCTATGCCACGATAGAGGCGATCGCCCAGATTGTCGCCAATGGCAAGGCGAATATGTCTGCCTACAAAGACAAGCTCACGGCCGAAGAAATCGAATCCGTAGCAGCCTACGTCCTCGATCGTGCCGCTGCGGGGTGGAAATCCTGA
- a CDS encoding efflux RND transporter periplasmic adaptor subunit, with translation MKTARLELQSLQLQQRRTQQELQDTIITAPRDGVVLGLSVKDGDGVERRTELLTLGDPRQELVKLQLSTLNAAQVRLGQTARVTVIGPDPTVYLGRVVDLYPQAIASESGDSQSAQTTVPTTIRLDRPTGTLIPGSSVNVELVLQQRQNTVTLEIEALQRNGANSFVWLMDGNGRAQQQPVELGTGGD, from the coding sequence GTGAAGACGGCTCGGTTAGAACTCCAGAGCTTGCAATTGCAACAACGGCGCACACAACAGGAGCTTCAGGACACTATCATCACGGCACCGAGGGACGGTGTAGTGCTGGGATTGAGCGTAAAGGACGGAGACGGCGTAGAGCGGCGGACGGAGTTGCTGACGCTGGGAGACCCGCGCCAGGAATTGGTGAAATTGCAGCTTTCCACACTAAACGCAGCGCAGGTGCGACTCGGACAAACGGCGCGGGTGACGGTGATTGGCCCCGACCCGACGGTGTATCTGGGGCGCGTGGTGGATCTGTATCCGCAGGCGATCGCCTCTGAATCTGGCGACTCTCAATCCGCACAGACCACCGTGCCGACGACAATCCGCCTCGATCGCCCCACAGGAACACTGATTCCTGGCAGTTCGGTGAATGTGGAGCTGGTGCTACAACAGCGCCAAAATACTGTAACGCTGGAGATTGAGGCATTGCAGCGTAATGGCGCAAATTCTTTCGTCTGGCTGATGGACGGCAACGGACGGGCGCAGCAGCAGCCTGTGGAACTGGGGACTGGAGGGGACTGA
- a CDS encoding NAD(P)/FAD-dependent oxidoreductase, whose translation MTQRSNRICILGGGFGGLYTALRLSQLPWTDAKPEIVLVDQRDRFLFLPLLYELVTGELQTWEVAPPFSELLANTGIQFRQGAVAHVDVTARQVQLQDGATLNYDRLVLALGGETPLTMAPGVAECAIPFRSIEDAYRLQERLRILEASPADRIRVAIVGAGYSGVELACKLADRLGDRGRVRLVELGDQILRNSPSFNRDAATKALEKRGVWIDLETQVTEVTADSISLDYRGKVDTLPVDIVMWTVGNKVPDFVKSLPLPQTERGQLLVSPTLQVIDYPEIFALGDLAEMKDADGQKVPATAQAAFQAADYAGWNVWASLSDRPLLPFRYQHLGEMLSLGTHRSHPHGTRAFPSMGPPRISSAASPTSIECPPSTIKSK comes from the coding sequence ATGACCCAACGTTCCAATCGAATCTGCATTCTGGGCGGCGGGTTTGGTGGGCTATACACGGCCCTGCGCCTCAGCCAGTTGCCCTGGACGGACGCGAAGCCAGAGATTGTGCTGGTGGATCAGCGCGATCGCTTCCTGTTCTTGCCGCTGCTCTACGAGCTGGTGACTGGGGAACTGCAAACCTGGGAGGTTGCACCGCCGTTTTCGGAACTGCTGGCCAACACAGGCATCCAGTTTCGCCAGGGAGCCGTTGCCCACGTAGATGTCACGGCTCGCCAAGTACAACTTCAGGATGGCGCAACGCTGAACTATGATCGCCTGGTGCTGGCGCTGGGTGGCGAAACGCCCCTGACGATGGCACCCGGTGTGGCAGAATGTGCCATCCCCTTCCGCTCGATTGAGGATGCCTATCGGCTGCAAGAGCGGCTAAGAATCCTCGAAGCATCGCCCGCCGACCGGATTCGTGTGGCTATTGTGGGCGCTGGCTATAGCGGTGTAGAACTGGCCTGCAAACTGGCGGATCGGCTGGGCGATCGCGGTCGGGTGCGTCTGGTGGAACTGGGCGACCAGATCTTGCGAAATTCCCCCAGCTTTAACCGCGACGCTGCGACAAAAGCCCTGGAAAAGCGCGGAGTTTGGATCGACCTGGAAACCCAGGTGACCGAGGTGACCGCAGACAGCATCTCGCTAGACTATCGCGGCAAAGTAGACACCCTTCCGGTCGATATTGTGATGTGGACGGTGGGCAACAAGGTGCCAGACTTTGTGAAAAGCCTGCCTCTGCCCCAGACCGAGCGAGGTCAACTCCTCGTCAGCCCAACCCTGCAAGTGATAGACTACCCAGAAATCTTTGCCTTGGGCGACCTGGCCGAGATGAAGGATGCCGACGGGCAAAAAGTGCCTGCGACGGCTCAAGCCGCGTTCCAGGCAGCAGACTATGCCGGATGGAATGTGTGGGCTTCTCTGAGCGATCGCCCCCTGCTCCCCTTCCGCTATCAGCACCTGGGCGAAATGCTCTCCCTTGGCACCCACCGAAGCCACCCTCACGGGACTCGGGCGTTTCCCTCGATGGGCCCGCCGCGCATCTCTTCCGCCGCCTCGCCTACCTCTATCGAATGCCCACCTTCGACCATCAAATCAAAGTAG
- a CDS encoding ABC transporter permease produces the protein MGRAERGAVSRSQRPSPTFVAVDTDYLRSSGNRLQAGRFFTSADLAAYRPVAVIDQMLAASLFQELSAVGEQIYVNRQPFTVVGVIHRKVNPESTNRDGLLLVSLSFHSALTGDRGMDAVRVRPKHLTQIKPLEDQVKTLMQQRYGGHRFYTWNNVEEILQQQEMLTLTSRALAAVGAISLLVGGVGIANIMIAAVTERTSEIGIRRAIGATQQEILVQFVLEAVLLSSMGGLVAIASVHGLTLLVAQQFDLPYQFNPCTATVAMSSALLVGIGASLFPALRASRLDPVTALRE, from the coding sequence GTGGGACGGGCCGAGAGAGGCGCTGTTTCGCGATCGCAGCGCCCGTCCCCAACTTTCGTTGCAGTAGACACCGACTATCTCCGCAGTTCTGGCAATCGGTTACAGGCAGGGCGATTTTTTACATCCGCTGACTTGGCAGCCTATCGTCCTGTTGCCGTGATCGATCAGATGCTAGCTGCGTCCTTGTTTCAAGAGCTATCAGCAGTTGGCGAGCAGATTTATGTGAATCGTCAGCCATTCACAGTAGTGGGCGTGATTCATCGCAAAGTCAATCCTGAAAGCACGAATCGAGACGGTCTTTTGTTGGTATCGCTATCGTTCCACAGCGCGCTCACGGGCGATCGCGGAATGGATGCCGTGCGCGTTCGTCCCAAGCATCTCACGCAGATCAAACCGCTGGAAGATCAGGTGAAGACGCTGATGCAACAACGCTATGGCGGGCATCGCTTTTACACCTGGAATAACGTGGAAGAGATCTTGCAGCAGCAGGAGATGCTAACGCTCACATCGCGGGCCCTAGCGGCCGTCGGAGCCATTTCGCTGCTGGTGGGTGGGGTAGGCATTGCCAATATCATGATTGCCGCTGTAACTGAGCGCACATCAGAAATTGGCATCCGTCGTGCCATTGGCGCAACCCAGCAGGAAATTTTGGTGCAGTTTGTGCTGGAAGCGGTGCTGCTGAGTTCGATGGGCGGTCTGGTGGCGATCGCCTCGGTTCACGGACTCACGCTACTCGTCGCCCAACAGTTTGACCTGCCCTACCAATTCAACCCCTGCACTGCTACAGTGGCCATGAGTTCTGCCCTGCTTGTTGGCATCGGAGCCAGTCTGTTCCCTGCCCTCCGCGCCAGCCGCCTCGACCCCGTAACCGCGCTCAGGGAATAA